In Hugenholtzia roseola DSM 9546, a single window of DNA contains:
- a CDS encoding zinc ribbon domain-containing protein, which yields METTTTVSKKLDALVKLQDIDSQLDEIKKIKGDLPEEVQDLEDEIAGLQTRIQKFKGEIKELDAQVKTQEQAIKEHKKLIAKYKEQQENVRNDREYQAIMREVESQELDIKLAEKTINDLNRKVSDKHNEIEKTHNNLTERQKDLEVKQNELQSIIKESEEDEEKLYKEREKRKKHVPDSLYLAYQKLRSNARNGLAVVSVKRDACGGCFNIVPPQRQVDVKERKKIVICEHCGRILADVEEVVVVEKKRTVRKARATKAEASEE from the coding sequence ATGGAAACCACGACTACCGTATCTAAAAAACTCGATGCCCTTGTCAAACTACAAGACATTGACTCGCAATTAGACGAAATCAAGAAAATCAAAGGCGACTTGCCCGAAGAAGTGCAAGACTTAGAAGACGAAATCGCGGGTCTGCAAACGCGGATTCAGAAGTTCAAAGGCGAAATCAAGGAATTAGATGCACAGGTCAAGACCCAAGAGCAAGCCATCAAAGAGCATAAAAAGCTCATCGCCAAATACAAAGAGCAGCAAGAAAACGTCCGCAACGACCGTGAGTATCAGGCAATTATGCGCGAAGTAGAAAGCCAAGAGCTGGACATTAAATTAGCCGAAAAAACGATAAACGACCTCAATCGCAAGGTTAGCGATAAGCACAATGAAATCGAAAAGACGCACAACAACCTAACAGAGCGTCAGAAAGATTTAGAAGTAAAACAAAATGAATTGCAGAGTATCATCAAAGAAAGCGAAGAAGATGAGGAAAAACTCTACAAAGAGCGCGAAAAGCGCAAAAAACACGTACCTGATAGCCTTTATTTAGCCTATCAAAAGTTACGCTCGAATGCACGCAACGGCTTGGCGGTTGTGTCGGTAAAGCGCGACGCTTGTGGGGGTTGTTTCAATATCGTGCCGCCGCAGCGTCAGGTTGATGTCAAGGAGCGCAAAAAAATCGTCATCTGTGAGCATTGTGGGCGCATTTTAGCCGATGTAGAGGAGGTAGTGGTAGTAGAAAAGAAACGCACCGTTCGCAAGGCGCGTGCTACAAAAGCCGAAGCCTCCGAAGAATAA
- the creD gene encoding cell envelope integrity protein CreD gives MIKLKNNVYFKITIILVIVLLLLIPISMIRELISEREATQQAAIYEVSSKWGEAQTLSGPFLSIPYYKYIKEFSKKDSTEKIVKIKEYLHILPNQLTVKGEINPEERNRGIYEIVVYNSKLTLEGEFLALALEDLDINPKDILFDKAEFVLGIDDLRGIEEQVEVRWNEQRVLFNPGVSSTDVVSSGINALVQVGEKDSTQYRFSLSLNLKGSQLLYFTPVGKITDVTVSSKWANPSFNGSFLPDTRQVSEAGFEANWNVLHLNRNYPQIWTNNQYNISSSSFGIDLLLPVDNYQKSYRSIKYAILFIAFTFLSFFFIEALHKVFIHPIQYILVGFALVVFYTLLLSISEHLHYNLAFGISMIATLLLVAGYIRAILKSMQLVLLISGILTTLYSFIFVIIQLQDYALLIGSIGIFIILGLVMYFSRKIDWYKLNLGETTAEPPTTPKSGTD, from the coding sequence ATGATAAAACTAAAAAATAACGTTTATTTTAAAATAACAATTATTCTTGTTATTGTCTTGCTTTTGCTTATTCCTATTTCCATGATTCGCGAACTTATTTCAGAACGCGAAGCCACCCAGCAAGCAGCCATCTACGAGGTTAGCAGCAAATGGGGGGAAGCGCAAACGCTTTCCGGACCTTTTCTATCCATTCCTTATTACAAGTACATCAAGGAATTTTCTAAAAAAGATTCGACAGAAAAGATAGTAAAAATAAAGGAATATTTGCACATTCTCCCCAATCAGCTCACCGTCAAGGGTGAAATCAACCCCGAAGAGCGCAATAGAGGCATTTATGAAATTGTTGTCTATAATTCGAAGCTCACACTTGAAGGCGAATTTTTGGCTCTTGCCCTCGAAGATTTGGACATTAATCCCAAAGATATTCTTTTTGACAAGGCAGAATTTGTCTTGGGCATAGATGATTTGAGAGGCATCGAGGAACAGGTAGAAGTGCGTTGGAATGAGCAGCGCGTTTTGTTTAATCCGGGTGTTTCCTCTACCGATGTCGTTTCAAGTGGCATCAATGCCTTGGTGCAGGTAGGCGAAAAAGATAGCACGCAGTATCGTTTTAGTTTGTCTTTAAATTTAAAAGGCAGCCAGCTTTTGTACTTTACCCCTGTTGGCAAAATTACAGACGTAACCGTCAGCTCAAAATGGGCAAACCCCAGTTTTAATGGCTCTTTCCTGCCCGATACGCGCCAAGTAAGCGAAGCAGGTTTTGAAGCGAATTGGAACGTGCTGCACCTCAATCGCAACTACCCACAAATTTGGACAAACAACCAATACAATATTTCCTCGTCCTCCTTTGGGATTGATTTGCTCCTGCCTGTGGATAACTATCAAAAATCGTATCGCTCCATCAAATACGCCATTCTTTTTATTGCCTTTACCTTCCTCTCCTTTTTCTTTATCGAGGCATTGCACAAAGTCTTTATTCACCCCATTCAATACATTTTGGTAGGCTTTGCCCTTGTCGTCTTTTATACCCTGTTGCTTTCCATTTCCGAGCATCTGCACTACAATCTGGCTTTCGGAATTTCTATGATAGCAACCCTTTTATTAGTGGCAGGCTACATACGCGCCATTTTAAAATCGATGCAGTTGGTCTTGCTCATCTCTGGTATCCTGACTACTTTATACTCCTTTATCTTTGTCATTATCCAACTACAAGACTATGCCCTGCTTATCGGTAGTATCGGTATTTTTATCATTTTAGGATTGGTGATGTATTTTTCACGAAAAATAGATTGGTACAAGCTCAATTTGGGCGAAACCACAGCCGAGCCGCCCACGACTCCCAAAAGTGGCACAGACTAA
- the rpmF gene encoding 50S ribosomal protein L32 encodes MPNPRRRHSKARRDKRRTHHACEPKAITTCATTGESHLYHHAYFHEGNLYHKGKMVIQFVKEDEAAEVEE; translated from the coding sequence ATGCCAAATCCCAGACGAAGACACTCCAAAGCTCGCCGCGACAAACGCCGCACGCACCATGCTTGTGAACCTAAAGCCATTACTACTTGTGCTACCACAGGCGAATCTCACCTTTATCACCATGCTTATTTTCACGAAGGCAATCTATACCACAAAGGTAAGATGGTGATTCAATTTGTTAAAGAAGACGAAGCCGCAGAAGTAGAAGAATAA
- a CDS encoding YceD family protein — MKKIAIFAALNLKTVILTTTPNKVLKNLKAFEIEIIALRNGTHQYHFLMEDDFFAYFQSPLLEAGNCDAVVVLEKSERLIRVVFQIKGTIRLICDRSLDEFDYPIKIKEEIIFKYGEKEQEVSENLMLITPHTPHLALGTYLFEFVALAVPMKKLHPRFVQEQDPDKDDNKPLWVYSSQEAEDPQQTDSDAIDPRWEALKKLQNKPNKSDKPR, encoded by the coding sequence TTGAAAAAAATCGCTATCTTTGCAGCCTTAAACCTCAAAACAGTCATCTTAACGACAACCCCCAATAAGGTGCTAAAAAATTTAAAGGCTTTTGAGATAGAGATTATTGCGCTGCGCAATGGCACGCATCAGTATCATTTTCTTATGGAAGATGACTTTTTTGCGTATTTTCAAAGTCCGCTCCTTGAGGCAGGGAATTGCGATGCTGTGGTGGTTTTGGAAAAAAGCGAACGCCTGATTCGTGTGGTCTTTCAAATCAAGGGAACGATACGCCTTATCTGCGACCGTTCCTTAGATGAGTTTGATTATCCTATCAAAATAAAGGAGGAAATCATCTTTAAATACGGTGAGAAAGAGCAGGAAGTTTCGGAGAACCTCATGCTCATCACGCCACACACGCCTCACCTTGCTTTGGGTACGTATCTCTTCGAATTTGTCGCTTTGGCAGTTCCGATGAAGAAGCTACACCCCCGTTTTGTACAAGAGCAAGACCCCGACAAAGACGACAACAAGCCGCTTTGGGTTTATTCTTCACAAGAAGCCGAAGACCCACAGCAAACCGACTCCGACGCGATAGACCCGCGTTGGGAAGCCCTTAAAAAATTACAAAATAAGCCCAATAAGTCTGATAAGCCGCGTTAG
- a CDS encoding homogentisate 1,2-dioxygenase gives MSYYYRLGQIPPKRHTQFRQPDGSLYHEELVSSYGFSGIYSNLYHLYPPTRIKKVLAPIPLRIERKEDFPLQPMHLKTCLAERTGADFLKARLPLLANQDCVISICNPSENTMDYFYKNGEADEVLYVHDGSGYLFSPQGKLRFVKGDYVVIPRTTVYRLDFDKVEEVRLLITESRAPIETVSRYRNEMGQLLEHSPYCERDIHPPQELVTEKEPKETLIITKKGNFLHQHLYDTSPLDLVGWDGCLYPYTLSIYDFEPITGRIHQPPPVHQTFQAANAFVICSFVPRLFDYHPEAIPAPYNHSNIDSDEVLFYAEGDFMSRKGIDRGSFTIHPGGLPHGPHPGTYEGSIGKKDTHEYAVMIDTFRPLYLTEQAMSYLDENYPYSWLV, from the coding sequence TCAGATTCCTCCCAAAAGGCATACCCAATTCAGACAGCCCGATGGTAGCCTCTATCACGAGGAATTGGTCAGCTCTTATGGCTTTTCAGGCATCTATTCAAACCTCTACCACTTGTATCCGCCTACGCGCATCAAAAAAGTGTTAGCTCCCATTCCCCTGCGAATCGAGCGCAAAGAGGATTTTCCCTTGCAGCCTATGCACCTCAAAACCTGCCTTGCCGAGCGTACAGGGGCAGATTTTTTAAAGGCACGTTTGCCGCTTTTGGCGAACCAAGATTGTGTGATTTCTATCTGCAATCCCTCTGAAAATACGATGGATTATTTCTACAAAAATGGGGAAGCCGACGAAGTCTTGTACGTCCATGATGGCAGTGGCTACCTTTTTTCGCCACAAGGGAAATTGCGCTTTGTAAAGGGCGATTATGTCGTCATTCCGCGTACTACCGTCTATCGCCTCGATTTTGATAAGGTAGAGGAGGTGCGTTTGCTTATCACCGAATCGCGTGCGCCTATCGAAACCGTTAGCCGCTACCGCAATGAGATGGGGCAACTTCTCGAACATTCGCCTTATTGTGAGCGCGATATTCACCCGCCACAGGAACTTGTTACGGAAAAAGAGCCAAAAGAAACCTTGATTATTACAAAAAAAGGTAATTTTCTTCATCAGCACCTTTACGATACTTCGCCTCTTGATTTAGTCGGTTGGGACGGCTGTTTGTACCCTTATACGCTTTCTATCTATGATTTTGAGCCAATTACGGGCAGAATCCATCAGCCGCCACCTGTGCATCAGACCTTCCAAGCGGCAAATGCCTTTGTGATTTGTTCTTTTGTGCCACGTCTTTTCGACTATCACCCAGAGGCGATTCCTGCCCCCTACAACCATTCCAACATCGATTCCGACGAAGTGCTTTTCTATGCCGAAGGCGATTTTATGAGCAGAAAGGGCATTGATAGAGGTTCTTTTACGATTCACCCTGGCGGACTGCCCCATGGTCCCCACCCTGGTACTTACGAGGGCAGCATTGGAAAAAAAGACACCCATGAGTATGCCGTTATGATAGACACCTTCCGACCGCTTTATCTAACCGAACAAGCGATGTCGTATTTAGATGAAAACTATCCTTATAGTTGGTTGGTCTAA